The following coding sequences are from one Gossypium raimondii isolate GPD5lz chromosome 4, ASM2569854v1, whole genome shotgun sequence window:
- the LOC105780302 gene encoding uncharacterized protein LOC105780302 isoform X2, which yields MGSSFNAQILVEKLAKLNNSQASIETLSHWCIFHMNKAKQVVETWDRQFHCSPREQRLAFLYLANDILQNSRRKGSEFVGEFWKVLPNALRDVIENGDEFGRNAALRLIRIWEERKVFGSQGQILKEELVGRQSENNNRNGRHVGVKLKQPVRNTVDKIVSAYQVVYGSQMDEDVIFSKCRNAISCIDKVDKEIGTDVNTGQFRGSALVEEVQGQHAVLRDCIQQLTAVASSRASLVSHLREALQEQEFKLEQVRAELQVAQSRSEHAGNICGQFLNIDNPELVAEQSSKEPHTSIAPQSFIPSATEQSAPVMYARQASFPDNSGRNEEDPRKSAAAAVAAKLTASTSSAEMLSYVLSSLASDGVIGNPMKDSSGDYPSEKRSKRENDPSYIPSQNPQQASVPPFSHPESHQHNVVTTTQQLALNEVPPPPSSSPPPLPPLPPMPPYAVPQYMPTAGSINGATYSYSMTSQQPSLPGYSIAGAAMSGISLFATSSTNSYQSFQSSEGFHNQPSSLPTAPISRQ from the exons ATGGGCAGTTCATTTAATGCTCAAATCTTGGTGGAAAAGCTAGCCAAGCTTAATAACTCACAAGCGAGCATAGAGA CTTTATCACATTGGTGTATTTTCCATATGAATAAGGCAAAACAAGTTGTTGAAACTTGGGACAGACAATTTCATTGCTCCCCACGCGAGCAGAGATTGGCCTTTCTGTATCTTGCCAATGATATTTTGCAGAATAGCAGGCGTAAGGGTTCGGAATTTGTTGGTGAATTTTGGAAGGTTCTTCCTAATGCTCTTCGTGATGTGATTGAAAATGGAGATGAGTTTGGAAGGAATGCTGCATTGCGTTTG atccgtataTGGGAAGAGAGAAAAGTATTTGGTTCTCAGGGACAAATTCTCAAGGAAGAGCTTGTTGGCAGACAATCAGAAAACAATAATAGAAATGGCAGGCATGTAGGTGTAAAGCTG AAGCAACCTGTTAGAAATACAGTGGACAAAATAGTGTCAGCCTATCAAGTTGTTTATGGTAGTCAGATGGATGAAGATGTTATATTCAGCAAATGTAGGAATGCTATTAGTTGTATCGATAAAGTAGATAAAGAAATTGGTACTGATGTCAATACAG GGCAGTTCCGTGGATCTGCACTTGTGGAGGAGGTCCAGGGTCAGCATGCTGTATTGAGGGATTGTATTCAGCAGCTAACAGCTGTTGCATCATCAAGAGCTAGTCTAGTCTCACATTTGAGAGAGGCTCTTCAGGAGCAG GAATTCAAGTTGGAGCAAGTTCGTGCTGAGCTTCAG GTGGCACAGTCCCGATCGGAACATGCCGGTAACATCTGCggacaatttttaaatattgacaATCCCGAGTTGGTAGCTGAGCAAAGTTCAAAGGAACCTCACACATCTATTGCACCTCAAAGTTTTATTCCATCAGCTACAGAGCAATCAGCTCCTGTGATGTATGCCCGGCAAGCATCTTTTCCTGATAATTCTGGCCGCAATGAGGAAGATCCTCGGAAATCTGCTGCTGCTGCAGTAGCAGCGAAGCTAACTGCATCAACATCCTCTGCGGAGATGCTTTCCTATGTCTTGTCTTCCCTTGCTTCTGACGGTGTCATCGGTAATCCTATGAAAGACTCGTCTGGTGATTACCCTTCTGAGAAGAGATCTAAGCGTGAGAATGACCCGTCTTACATACCATCTCAGAATCCTCAACAAGCCTCAGTTCCACCATTCTCGCATCCTGAATCGCACCAACATAATGTTGTGACCACCACCCAGCAGTTGGCTCTAAATGAGGTGCCACCTCCTCCATCATCGTCTCCTCCACCTCTGCCACCACTGCCGCCTATGCCACCGTATGCTGTGCCCCAGTACATGCCAACTGCTGGATCAATAAATGGGGCGACATATAGCTATAGCATGACATCACAGCAGCCTTCCTTGCCTGGTTATTCCATAGCTGGAGCTGCAATGAGTGGCATCTCCTTATTTGCCACATCATCAACTAATTCTTACCAGAGTTTCCAAAGCTCTGAAGGTTTTCATAACCAGCCGTCATCCTTGCCAACGGCACCTATTTCTCGACAGTAG
- the LOC105780302 gene encoding uncharacterized protein LOC105780302 isoform X1: MGSSFNAQILVEKLAKLNNSQASIETLSHWCIFHMNKAKQVVETWDRQFHCSPREQRLAFLYLANDILQNSRRKGSEFVGEFWKVLPNALRDVIENGDEFGRNAALRLIRIWEERKVFGSQGQILKEELVGRQSENNNRNGRHVGVKLQKQPVRNTVDKIVSAYQVVYGSQMDEDVIFSKCRNAISCIDKVDKEIGTDVNTGQFRGSALVEEVQGQHAVLRDCIQQLTAVASSRASLVSHLREALQEQEFKLEQVRAELQVAQSRSEHAGNICGQFLNIDNPELVAEQSSKEPHTSIAPQSFIPSATEQSAPVMYARQASFPDNSGRNEEDPRKSAAAAVAAKLTASTSSAEMLSYVLSSLASDGVIGNPMKDSSGDYPSEKRSKRENDPSYIPSQNPQQASVPPFSHPESHQHNVVTTTQQLALNEVPPPPSSSPPPLPPLPPMPPYAVPQYMPTAGSINGATYSYSMTSQQPSLPGYSIAGAAMSGISLFATSSTNSYQSFQSSEGFHNQPSSLPTAPISRQ; this comes from the exons ATGGGCAGTTCATTTAATGCTCAAATCTTGGTGGAAAAGCTAGCCAAGCTTAATAACTCACAAGCGAGCATAGAGA CTTTATCACATTGGTGTATTTTCCATATGAATAAGGCAAAACAAGTTGTTGAAACTTGGGACAGACAATTTCATTGCTCCCCACGCGAGCAGAGATTGGCCTTTCTGTATCTTGCCAATGATATTTTGCAGAATAGCAGGCGTAAGGGTTCGGAATTTGTTGGTGAATTTTGGAAGGTTCTTCCTAATGCTCTTCGTGATGTGATTGAAAATGGAGATGAGTTTGGAAGGAATGCTGCATTGCGTTTG atccgtataTGGGAAGAGAGAAAAGTATTTGGTTCTCAGGGACAAATTCTCAAGGAAGAGCTTGTTGGCAGACAATCAGAAAACAATAATAGAAATGGCAGGCATGTAGGTGTAAAGCTG CAGAAGCAACCTGTTAGAAATACAGTGGACAAAATAGTGTCAGCCTATCAAGTTGTTTATGGTAGTCAGATGGATGAAGATGTTATATTCAGCAAATGTAGGAATGCTATTAGTTGTATCGATAAAGTAGATAAAGAAATTGGTACTGATGTCAATACAG GGCAGTTCCGTGGATCTGCACTTGTGGAGGAGGTCCAGGGTCAGCATGCTGTATTGAGGGATTGTATTCAGCAGCTAACAGCTGTTGCATCATCAAGAGCTAGTCTAGTCTCACATTTGAGAGAGGCTCTTCAGGAGCAG GAATTCAAGTTGGAGCAAGTTCGTGCTGAGCTTCAG GTGGCACAGTCCCGATCGGAACATGCCGGTAACATCTGCggacaatttttaaatattgacaATCCCGAGTTGGTAGCTGAGCAAAGTTCAAAGGAACCTCACACATCTATTGCACCTCAAAGTTTTATTCCATCAGCTACAGAGCAATCAGCTCCTGTGATGTATGCCCGGCAAGCATCTTTTCCTGATAATTCTGGCCGCAATGAGGAAGATCCTCGGAAATCTGCTGCTGCTGCAGTAGCAGCGAAGCTAACTGCATCAACATCCTCTGCGGAGATGCTTTCCTATGTCTTGTCTTCCCTTGCTTCTGACGGTGTCATCGGTAATCCTATGAAAGACTCGTCTGGTGATTACCCTTCTGAGAAGAGATCTAAGCGTGAGAATGACCCGTCTTACATACCATCTCAGAATCCTCAACAAGCCTCAGTTCCACCATTCTCGCATCCTGAATCGCACCAACATAATGTTGTGACCACCACCCAGCAGTTGGCTCTAAATGAGGTGCCACCTCCTCCATCATCGTCTCCTCCACCTCTGCCACCACTGCCGCCTATGCCACCGTATGCTGTGCCCCAGTACATGCCAACTGCTGGATCAATAAATGGGGCGACATATAGCTATAGCATGACATCACAGCAGCCTTCCTTGCCTGGTTATTCCATAGCTGGAGCTGCAATGAGTGGCATCTCCTTATTTGCCACATCATCAACTAATTCTTACCAGAGTTTCCAAAGCTCTGAAGGTTTTCATAACCAGCCGTCATCCTTGCCAACGGCACCTATTTCTCGACAGTAG
- the LOC105780929 gene encoding exocyst complex component EXO70B1: METIRLLIVQAAQFKWSIFQMDVKLAFLNGVLEEEVYIEKPSGYIKNREEKNVLKLKKALYELKQAPRAWNTRIDTYFKENGFKQFPYEHALYVKKNGGNMLFVALYVDDLIFMGNNGEMILDFKNKMTQEFEMTDLGLLKFFLGLEVRQEKTGIFVSREAYAKEILKKYNMAHCNPVSTPMEPGVKLSKFDRGERVDASKDRKSMQQRIVSFSKVYVNSIVYWLMSHLSACYWKSISKEATWEAPKGGERGHWSTPHIPKNRLKHTHPTTISCLHIGPFPTKPISLVENSCELQHRYFCYLFCILLYLLFPLPFIFVFLFPTTLFFSLALPLEMNHNPDKSSSFKSRDHDHKNSVPRAESLKSSKEKDPAAADKNETNEQGGEAKEAEIKYTLEKAWEDIQHFLSGEEGLEIPDIIDKYLDLVEHKVSRLEVPEKSKGCPVPDPEDDGWFHKVVEQMSKLHSHVSTVFKSDSSRGPLINRIGRIHQRVMSYLEDEFRVLLEESRTVEAAADQSPDAGQDQAKEEPNFPGYSKQVLATLNKISKLMISGGYEFECYEVYMVTRRNTIEETLNKLGFEKISLDDIQRMQWEAMEREIPPWVRAFKECANIYFSAEHKLAQTIFSDNPSVAKSLFANLIRVLFLQLLNFAEAIALSKRSTEKLFKFLDIYETLQDHSSAIDSLFPEECAKELKAELTATRSKIGETAICIFCDLENSIKSDTGRTPVPGGAVHPLTRYTMNYLKYACDEYKDTLEQVFKEHSTSKPRDYQGNSQSNNDENQSPFSRHLIKIMDLLDSILEAKSKLYKDVALSNIFMMNNGRYILQKIKGSPEIHQAMGDDRYKKRSYELRNYHQSYKRETWMKLLDCLNMEGLNVNGKVVKPALKERFKSFNAMFEEIHRTQSSWVVSDKQMQSELRVSIAGVIIPAYRSFLGRFSGYLTPGRQTEKYIKFQPEDIEAYIEGLFDGSTSSMPRRKT, translated from the exons ATGGAGACAATCCGGTTGCTCATTGTACAAGCGGCACAATTTAAATGGTCGATAtttcaaatggatgtcaagtTGGCATTCTTGAATGGTGTGCTCGAAGAAGAAGTATACATCGAAAAACCATCCGGGTacataaaaaatagagaagagaAGAATGTGCTGAAATTGAAGAAGGCACTTTACGAGTTGAAGCAAGCACCGCGGGCATGGAATACTCGTATCGATACATACTTCAAGGAGAACGGGTTCAAACAATTTCCTTATGAACATGCCCTCTACGTGAAGAAGAATGGAGGTAATATGTTATTTGTTGCTCTTTATGTCGATGACCTCATTTTTATGGGGAACAATGGTGAGATGATACTAGATTTTAAGAACAAAATGACACAAGAATTCGAGATGACAGATTTGGGTTTACTGAAGTTTTTCCTTGGTTTGGAGGTTAGACAAGAAAAGACAGGTATTTTTGTGTCACGGGAGGCATATGCaaaggaaattttgaagaagTACAATATGGCACATTGCAACCCAGTATCAACACCAATGGAACCAGGTGTAAAACTCTCGAAATTCGATAGAGGAGAACGAGTCGACGCAAGCAAAGATAGAAAAAGCATGCAACAAAGAATCGTCTC GTTCTCTAAAGTTTATGTGAATAGCATCGTGTATTGGTTAATGTCTCAtttgtcagcttgt TACTGGAAGAGCATAAGCAAAGAAGCGACGTGGGAAGCACCAAAAGGTGGCGAAAGAGGCCACTGGTCAACCCCTCACATCCCTAAAAACAGATTAAAACACACACACCCCACAACCATTTCCTGTCTTCACATTGGACCATTTCCAACCAAACCAATTTCACTAGTCGAAAATAGTTGCGAATTACAACACCGATATTTCTGCTACCTCTTTTGCATCTTGCTCTATCTACTTTTTCCTCTACCTTTCatctttgttttccttttccctACAACCCTCTTCTTTAGCTTAGCCTTACCCCTGGAAATGAATCACAACCCTGACAAGTCTTCGAGTTTTAAGAGCAGAGACCATGACCATAAGAACTCGGTGCCACGGGCAGAGTCCCTCAAGAGTTCCAAGGAAAAGGACCCTGCTGCAGCTGACAAGAATGAAACTAATGAACAAGGAGGCGAAGCAAAGGAAGCTGAGATAAAATACACCTTGGAAAAAGCTTGGGAGGACATTCAACATTTCTTGTCGGGGGAGGAGGGTCTAGAGATTCCAGACATCATTGACAAGTATTTGGATCTCGTTGAACACAAAGTATCTAGGCTTGAAGTGCCTGAAAAGTCCAAGGGGTGTCCTGTTCCTGATCCTGAGGATGATGGGTGGTTTCATAAAGTTGTGGAGCAGATGTCTAAGCTGCATAGTCATGTTTCCACAGTCTTCAAATCGGATTCCAGTCGGGGTCCTTTAATCAACCGCATTGGGAGGATTCACCAACGAGTTATGAGTTATTTGGAGGATGAGTTCAGGGTTCTCCTGGAAGAGTCGAGAACCGTAGAGGCTGCTGCAGATCAAAGCCCTGACGCTGGTCAGGATCAAGCAAAAGAGGAGCCCAACTTTCCAGGGTATTCTAAGCAAGTTTTGGCCACcttgaataaaatttccaaGCTGATGATTTCGGGGGGATATGAGTTTGAATGCTACGAGGTGTACATGGTCACCAGGAGGAATACAATTGAGGAGACCTTGAACAAGCTAGGATTCGAGAAGATTAGTTTGGATGACATACAAAGGATGCAATGGGAAGCAATGGAAAGGGAGATCCCTCCATGGGTCAGGGCCTTCAAAGAATGTGCTAATATCTACTTCTCCGCGGAGCACAAGCTCGCCCAAACCATCTTCTCCGACAACCCTTCTGTAGCTAAAAGCCTCTTTGCCAACCTCATCCGTGTCCTATTTCTTCAGCTCCTCAATTTCGCTGAAGCTATTGCCCTTAGCAAGCGTTCCACCGAGAAACTCTTCAAATTTCTTGACATCTATGAGACCTTGCAAGATCATTCTTCCGCCATTGATAGTCTGTTTCCTGAAGAATGCGCCAAAGAGCTCAAGGCAGAGTTAACGGCGACTCGGAGCAAGATTGGCGAAACCGCGATTTGCATTTTTTGTGATCTTGAGAATTCAATCAAGTCTGATACAGGGAGAACCCCAGTTCCTGGAGGGGCAGTTCATCCTTTAACTCGCTATACAATGAATTATCTCAAATATGCATGTGATGAGTATAAGGACACCTTGGAGCAAGTTTTCAAGGAACATTCAACGAGCAAGCCTCGGGATTACCAAGGCAATTCTCAGAGCAACAATGATGAAAATCAATCCCCATTTTCAAGgcatttgataaaaataatggaCTTGTTGGACTCCATTCTAGAGGCAAAGTCTAAGCTTTACAAGGACGTGGCCTTGAGCAATATTTTCATGATGAACAATGGACGCTACATATTGCAGAAGATCAAAGGGTCTCCGGAGATCCACCAAGCAATGGGGGATGACCGGTATAAGAAGAGATCATATGAACTTAGGAACTACCATCAGAGTTACAAGAGAGAGACTTGGATGAAGCTCTTAGATTGTTTAAACATGGAGGGGCTGAACGTGAACGGCAAGGTGGTGAAACCAGCGCTGAAAGAGAGATTCAAGAGCTTCAACGCCATGTTCGAAGAAATTCACAGGACCCAAAGCTCGTGGGTGGTGTCCGATAAGCAAATGCAATCAGAGCTGAGGGTTTCCATAGCAGGTGTGATTATACCAGCATACAGATCCTTCTTGGGAAGGTTCTCGGGATACTTGACCCCTGGAAGACAAACAGAGAAGTACATTAAGTTCCAGCCTGAAGATATAGAGGCTTATATTGAAGGACTGTTTGATGGAAGCACTAGTTCCATGCCAAGGAGGAAAACATAA